The genomic segment AAGGCGGCCGGTGCGCAAATACCAGGGGAACCCGTCATTGTTCCCTGATCCCATGATCACATGGCGTAGCGGGTGGTCTTCCCACCATGCTGGCGTCCCGGCTCCTCGACGGCGCGTCAGCACCGCCGCGAAGAGGCCTTCCGGATGCCCCTCGTCGTCGGAATGGGAAAGGTCCCGATGTCCAGTAAGCAGGTGTTGACCGTCATCGTGTTGGTGTCGGTCTTCTCGTGGAGTGCGGTCATGGCCGCACTCGGGCAGCTGACCGCGGTGGCCGCGTTAGTGCCCTCGCTCGGGTTGCTGGTGCAGCAGGTCGTCCATGCGTCCGCCTGCGGGAGGCCCGAATCCACCGCCGCGGGGGCCGGGGCCGTCGCGGGCCCGGACGAAGGTGCCGCCCGGTGAGCCCCCATGCGATTCCGCCCGAGCAGACCGAGGGCGAGCCTCCCATCCGGCGGGGCCGGAAGCCGGAACCGATCACCGACCAGGCCGGCACCTCCCACCGCGCCTGGCTCGAGCCGGTGCGTACCCGGCTCTTCACCAGCGGCCTGACGCTCGACGACCTGGTGGAGCGCTCGGGGTACTCCAAGACGCGGATCTCGGAACTGCTGCGCGGCGCCGGCCTGTACCCGCGGTGGGAGATCACGTACAGCGTGATCCGGGTGCTGGGCATACCGGCCCGTCCGATGCGGCGCCTGTGGGTCGCGGCGGCGCGCGAGGCGCAGAAGAAGAAGGACTGGATAGACGGCTGCATAGCGGAGGTTCCGCCGTCGAAACGGCCCGACGTCCGGCCGCTGGACCACCAGGGCTTCACCGACACCCACCAGGCCCCCTACACCTCCTACGCCAAGGCGCTCCTGCTCACCGACGAGCGGGCCGCCTGCGTGGTCCTGGAGACCTTCGACATCCTGTGGCTGTGCTGGGACGAGGCACTGGGGAGCGCGAACGTCCAGCGGTTCGGCTGGAGGCTCCTGCGGGCCCGGGTCATGGCGCGCACCCCGCACATCGACAAACACCCGCTGCTGGCCGCCGCCGCCTTCGCCACCGTCGCACAGGACCGGGCCGTGGACCCCGCGGCCCGGTTCGCCCAGGTCGGCGAGTCGCTGATGCTCTTCGACGCCGTCAGCCGCCTGCCCGACAACCAGATGGACGTAACGATCCTGCGCTACCTGTGCGGCATGGACACCACCGCCGCGGCCGAGGTGCTGGGCGTTCCGCTGGCCTCGGCGCGCTCCGACGACCGCCACGCCAAACGCACGCTGACCGAGACCCTCAACCTCCACGACCGCCCGGGAGGCGCTTCCCTATGACGTCGATCGATCAACTCCTCGCCCGCGCCCTCCTGATGACGGAACCCGGTATTCCGCACGACGTCGTGACGTACGAGGACGTCTACACCTCGGCCGGTTCGCACGACGTGCTGTCCTGGCCGTCGTCGAGCCCGTTCAACGAGAACCCTCCCGGGCGGGACGCGGCCTACGATCTGCAGACGCTCTGCGAGACCGTCGTGACCCAGACCGCCGCGACGTCGCTGAGCGATTTCGTCACCGAGCAGCTGCCGGAGCCGCGCGGTGCCCGGGTCCTGGGCTGCATCCTGCATCTGGCCGACTCCGAGGACGGCGCCCGCTTCTGGTGGCAGTACGCCGCCGGGGCCGGCGACGACGTGGCCTCCTACTGCCTGTACCTGCACCACCTCGCCCTGGGGGAGACCCACGCCGCCGCATGGTGGGGTGAACAGACCGGTATCGACACCCAGCCCGCGCCGGAGAAGGTCAACCTCCCGGGAAACACGGACCCGGGCGACAACCTCGACCTCGACTCCAGCACCCCGACCGTCCTGCGCGTCCTGGGCCGGCTGCTGAGCCCGGCCGACCGGTCCAGAACCGAAGTCGTGACCGCGGTGATGGAGTACGTCCCCAACGCCGTCGCGGCCGGTTACGCCGACAACCCCGACTTCGAGATCCCGCTGCCGGGACCGCACTTCGCCGATCACATCGCGATCATCCT from the Streptomyces sp. RKAG293 genome contains:
- a CDS encoding XRE family transcriptional regulator, which encodes MSPHAIPPEQTEGEPPIRRGRKPEPITDQAGTSHRAWLEPVRTRLFTSGLTLDDLVERSGYSKTRISELLRGAGLYPRWEITYSVIRVLGIPARPMRRLWVAAAREAQKKKDWIDGCIAEVPPSKRPDVRPLDHQGFTDTHQAPYTSYAKALLLTDERAACVVLETFDILWLCWDEALGSANVQRFGWRLLRARVMARTPHIDKHPLLAAAAFATVAQDRAVDPAARFAQVGESLMLFDAVSRLPDNQMDVTILRYLCGMDTTAAAEVLGVPLASARSDDRHAKRTLTETLNLHDRPGGASL